The following are encoded in a window of Impatiens glandulifera chromosome 5, dImpGla2.1, whole genome shotgun sequence genomic DNA:
- the LOC124940468 gene encoding uncharacterized protein At5g39865-like, with the protein MGGCVSSALLMNQQQQQKDFMSRQMEGRNSSSLGHHIVCLTSSTYGLLSLDPPNSSDEDDDEKPPAPPEIINSWELMAGLDHLIITNNKESSFRGFPRPKKPLVEEGEDDDDDDKENSNPNNNNNNNNNNNGVLERYCRKVIGGGPKGGEEKVVVYTTSLGTVRKTLEECKAVKAVLEGMGVAFCERDISMDIGWRQELTDLLLLSTSFNNNNNNSNNNKTPTPPRVFVKGMYLGGTQEFMTLAEQGILPLLLQGFPTPPASSCHGCGGLRFLPCLSCNGSCKILRIQEQPSIMDLKQQQHNTTTTTTGSRRPTSTTTLQVVPCPHCNENGLMLCPICN; encoded by the coding sequence atgGGGGGTTGCGTTTCGTCTGCTCTACTGATgaaccaacaacaacaacaaaaggATTTCATGAGCAGGCAAATGGAAGGAAGAAACTCTTCTTCTCTGGGCCACCACATTGTCTGTCTCACTAGCTCCACCTATGGCCTTCTTTCTCTCGATCCTCCTAATTCCTCCGACGAAGACGACGACGAAAAACCCCCCGCACCACCCGAAATCATCAATTCATGGGAGCTCATGGCCGGCCTCGACCACCTAATAATCACCAACAACAAAGAAAGCAGCTTCCGGGGTTTTCCTCGGCCGAAGAAGCCATTGGTGGAGGAGGGTGAAGACGATGATGACGATGATAAGGAGAACTCAaatccaaataataataataataataataataataacaacggGGTGCTAGAGAGATACTGCAGGAAGGTAATTGGGGGTGGACCAAAGGGGGGAGAGGAGAAAGTGGTGGTGTACACGACGTCGTTGGGAACAGTGAGGAAGACATTGGAGGAATGCAAGGCGGTGAAGGCGGTGTTGGAAGGTATGGGAGTGGCGTTTTGCGAGAGGGACATTTCAATGGACATCGGTTGGAGACAGGAGCTCACAGATCTCCTCCTCTTGTCCACCTccttcaacaacaacaacaacaatagtaataataataaaactccTACTCCACCTCGGGTATTCGTCAAAGGAATGTACTTGGGAGGGACCCAAGAGTTTATGACATTAGCCGAACAAGGCATCTTACCCCTTTTGCTCCAAGGTTTCCCCACCCCCCCTGCTTCTTCCTGCCACGGATGCGGAGGACTTAGGTTCCTCCCTTGCCTTTCCTGCAATGGAAGCTGCAAAATACTCCGGATCCAAGAACAACCCAGCATTATGGACcttaaacaacaacaacataATACTACAACAACAACCACCGGATCAAGAAGACCTACATCCACCACCACCCTGCAGGTCGTCCCATGTCCACACTGTAACGAGAATGGTTTGATGCTTTGCCCCATCTGTAACTAg